In Hippoglossus hippoglossus isolate fHipHip1 chromosome 19, fHipHip1.pri, whole genome shotgun sequence, the DNA window TTTTGATAATTACTCAACAgcacaataataatgataactaGGTGCAATGCTAGGCACCCATAATTAGTCATAGATTCCTTAAGTGTCTTAGACATGTTAGAAAATTCCTCCCTAcaaattttgaatgtgtgcagcGTGCTTCCTGCTGGGTCCAGAGActgtttcagagagagagatagagagacacagactggctggtttaagagacagagagagagagcgagagagagagagagaatgagataCTGAGCACCTACTGGCCCGCTTGAAAAAGGTGaaatctttcacctttgcaacTCTCCAAGACATCAAAGATTCCTTTGatctatgaccactgacactgtgacgTTAAACAGAGCTCCCCTTGTTGAAGAGACACCTGCACTCTAGTGAAACCCTCAAACAACGTGCGATTGTTCAAAAACAATGAGCCCTatctctgaaataaaaacaccatgagaatcccaagactttgTCGAACGCACAGATATATGTTTTATTGGTGAGAGTTAAGAAATGTGACCGTGGGAGCAACTTACAAAAGTATAACTTCAAGGTACATTACATTTGCAAAAACAACTTCTTTGGTGTTTCTCTTTTGAATTCCTTTTGATAAAGTTCTACATTCTACTTACATACAACCTCATGGTGTTTGCAGTAGAGTTTGTTTGATCAAATTGTCACTACACTGTCGCCTAGGACAAAGTGTTTGGGGGATAAATCAATGGGAAATCCAACATTGAGTCACTTAGTGTGGTTGTGGGCCTCTTTGACTTCTACAAGTCATAGAGGCCAATAAATGCCTGTAATGCATAGCCTGttaataaagttacatttatTAGATCTAATCCTTGTTGGAATAGTTGATGGTTTAGAAGATTGAAAGAGAGATCTCAGGTCTGAGAAGCTTTCTAAATAATAAGTGTTGCAGTTGATTCTACATAACTCTGTGTCAATCATGGGAAGGAggtgctgatttttttttatctccgacagtttgcattttatttgtaaagataAAATCATGACTTCTAAGGGTTAAAGGAATAAACAGCTCAGTAGAGCTATAAGAGACCTGGGGTTGTTCTTGATAAATGTTGTTGAATGATGAATGacatgtgtaaaatacattttgagtaGCCTCCTTGTACGGATGAGCTCACTATATTGTCCTCTACATAGAAGTCACTATGTAGTGAAgtaggggggagggggtgagtgagtgagagggtGATTTCGGACACATCTTATCTTGTCAAGCAACGCAAGCTTCTCCTCACAACACTTCCTTTCCAGCTTTCATTGTGTCGGTTGAAAAGCATGCGTTTGTGAACTGTACCATTGAGATTGAAGCGggacacttttttattttagcataaGGCTGCAACATATCAAAAGGTGAAGAAAGTGGGTCAGAGGCAGCACGTCGGGGGAAATGCTTTATTCCTTAGCACTGTTGTAAATTACGCACTGCACTTGGTGGAATCagacaaaggaaagaaatgcaCAAGTTGTGTAAAAACAGTGTAGGAATCTTTCTCCTGAAAAAAGGTGTTTAGAAATAGAAGGTAAGGGAATGGACGCAGAACAATTTGCCAGAATCTCCTGGCACAGCAACAGCACAGCTTTCTACTGTAACGGCATGGCCACTTCTATGGTGATGTGATATTGATGGGAAGGAGGTGGAAAAGGTGAGTGTCCTTGCTTAATAAACATGGTTTTCTACGAACAGGGACTCTCCACCGGCGGTGCTGCCTCCAGAGGTAACGTATTTACCCTGGCAGGCCAGGCTGTTAGCCTGTAAGAATAAAAAGGACAGTattattgaatgcacaatacaGGACTGAAGGTTGATTGTAACAATCGATACAGTTCtctgaataaaaatgtactgCAGCCCTATATAGTGACATACTACATTTTTAAGTGCATTGACTCATACCAGAGCTCTCTTGATCAACTCTTCCTGGCAGGCCTTTCCATTCTCCTTCTTGCCACCCCAAGCTTTGAGGGCAGAGGCCTGCAGGGCGCGACCATATGAGAAGGTCACGGCCCAGGGCCTGTGCAGAGGACACTGGTTCATGGCGTTCAGGTTGATGGaggcttcctcctcactctgtcCACCAGACAGGAAGGTAATGCCTGCACAGGAAGATGACAAGAGTTGAGCAAGACACTTCTCTATAAATTTGAGTGAATGTCACAAAGACTATTTGATGAAggactgaatgtttttttaaggtttGCAGACAGACAATATTTTGTGCATCCAGCTCACCAGGAACTGCAGGGGGCACAGTGCGGCGCAGGGCAGTCACGGTTGCCATGGCAATCTCCTGGTTGCTGTACTTGTGGGAGCAGGAGTGTCCGGGGGTAACCATGTTGGGCTTGAGCAGGGTGCCCTCCAGGTACACGTGGTGGTCGGACAAGGCCTTGTAGACGGCGGCAAGGACCTTCTCAGTGACGTACTGGCAGCGCTTCAGGTCGTGGTCACCATCAGGGAGAATCTCAGGCTCGATGATGGGGACGATGCCGtgctgaggaagaagaagtcCAAATGATTATGTTGAGCAGAaagctgtgtgttttaatagattttatgagattttcttgtcattttaaaagCTACATAGGCTCTCAATAGGGCATTTTCTAGAGTCTGTGCTCGCCATGAGAtttcagcttgtgtttgttgtgtcttaCCATCTGGCAGATGCTGGCATAGCGGGCCAGGACATTAGCGTTCTCGAAGATGGCCAGTTTGGTGGGAGTGTGGTGGGTGATCTTCAGCACACAGCGCCATTTGGCAAAGTCAGCACCATCCTTCTTGTACTGAGCGCAGCGTTCATACAATCCATCAAGTCctgtgaaagagggagaggacagaGTGGATCAGAGAGATGCTACGAGATACTGatcgatttttctttttgtgtataAATCT includes these proteins:
- the LOC117752779 gene encoding fructose-bisphosphate aldolase A, whose translation is MPHAFPFLTPEQKKELSDIAHRIVAKGKGILAADESTGSVAKRFESINTENTEENRRLYRQLLFTADDRVAPCIGGVILFHETMYQKTDGGKLFTQHLKDRKMVVGIKVDKGMVPLAGTNGETTTQGLDGLYERCAQYKKDGADFAKWRCVLKITHHTPTKLAIFENANVLARYASICQMHGIVPIIEPEILPDGDHDLKRCQYVTEKVLAAVYKALSDHHVYLEGTLLKPNMVTPGHSCSHKYSNQEIAMATVTALRRTVPPAVPGITFLSGGQSEEEASINLNAMNQCPLHRPWAVTFSYGRALQASALKAWGGKKENGKACQEELIKRALANSLACQGKYVTSGGSTAGGESLFVENHVY